In Chloracidobacterium sp., the following proteins share a genomic window:
- a CDS encoding cytochrome c3 family protein gives MSLRTLKILSILITVIGAVFVWQTSTFSVFGDQFGYEPIQPINFSHKLHAGDNKISCLYCHSSADKSKVAGIPSASLCMNCHTKILPDSPEIQKITTALNENRPIEWVKVNDLPDLATFNHSRHVTSGINCQACHGPIETMERVSQQNAFTMGDCVSCHRSHREVTLDETGRPQISRENTPKRLMASTDCSVCHH, from the coding sequence ATGAGTCTCAGAACGCTTAAGATCCTGTCGATCCTAATAACCGTCATAGGTGCTGTCTTCGTGTGGCAGACGAGCACTTTTAGTGTTTTTGGAGACCAGTTCGGTTACGAACCGATCCAGCCGATCAACTTTTCACACAAGCTACACGCCGGTGATAACAAGATTTCGTGCCTCTACTGTCATTCTTCGGCAGACAAGTCTAAGGTCGCGGGTATACCCAGTGCATCGCTCTGCATGAACTGCCACACAAAGATCCTGCCGGATTCGCCAGAGATCCAGAAGATCACAACGGCCTTAAACGAGAACAGACCGATCGAATGGGTCAAGGTGAACGATCTTCCTGACCTGGCCACTTTCAATCACAGTCGGCACGTGACATCGGGGATCAACTGTCAGGCCTGCCATGGTCCGATCGAAACTATGGAGCGCGTCTCACAGCAGAACGCCTTCACGATGGGGGACTGCGTCAGCTGCCATCGCTCGCATCGCGAGGTGACATTGGATGAGACCGGCCGGCCACAGATCTCAAGAGAGAATACTCCGAAGCGACTGATGGCTTCGACTGATTGTTCGGTTTGTCACCACTGA
- a CDS encoding 4Fe-4S dicluster domain-containing protein yields MKEKLWKEFVDEGERSLPVLQANTGLSRRTFLELIGYTTAAIALTSCTAPEQKIVPFLKQPPELTPGVANWYASTCGGCSAGCGTLVKVRDGRPIKLEGNPEHPVSRGGLCPVSHSLIFGLYDSERLQQPLIGGSPTTWTKIDETVLQKLTSIKSSGAKVRFLSNTIISPTALDTVNTFLAQFKDAKHIVYEPISTSAVRLAHKRTHGIEGVPDYRFERAKLLVSFGADFLGTWISPTSFIRAYSQARDLKGGRHEMLRHIQFESRLSLTGANADKRVKLTFAEEADAVLHLAKLIAAKAAIGSGTPAEIATHQSTKLSEHTKSALDKVADELVRAKGASIVLCGSNDTDKQHIVNFINQTLGNYGATIDVGLAVLQGQSRDEDMQTLLREMKEGSVSALFMLNTNPSYDYFASAEFASALDKVPLKVAFSPTADETSSLADVVCPTHHFLEAWDDAEAVSGILSLNQPTIAPLFGTRAYQESLMRWSGDSRSYYEALRTRWQTSYFPGQSKFKTFDDFWDRALHDGVYVSPKAESPTPAFNGEGLGEAATRLTALPGSTEGMALALYPKVTLGDGRFGNNPWLHELPDPVSKATWDNYASVSPQTAARLDLTEGQIVRLRKNTAAIEVPVLIQAGQSDDSIAVALGYGRSKAGKVGNNVGANAFPFVEFSNGTFQYQVQGVSIEPTTNRVALSKTQTHDSAEGRPLIKEFSLAEMISGHLHEENEEYKDLWAPHDFPEHKWGMVIDLNACVGCNACVLSCQAENNIPVVGKEEVGRRREMHWMRIDRYYDERPDGTTTRFQPMTCEHCDNASCETVCPVLATVHSSEGLNMQAYNRCVGTRYCANNCPFKVRRFNWFLYAHDDPVANLALNPDVTVRSRGVMEKCTFCVQRIEEGKIRARNEGRPIKDGEIRTACQQSCPANAIEFGDLKDLQSGVAALNRTRRNYILLEELNLRPGLTYLAKVRNDGENLEG; encoded by the coding sequence ATGAAAGAGAAGCTTTGGAAAGAATTTGTAGACGAAGGTGAGCGCAGCCTGCCGGTGCTGCAGGCGAACACTGGCCTGTCGCGCCGCACGTTTCTGGAGTTAATCGGCTATACAACGGCTGCCATTGCACTGACAAGTTGTACCGCTCCGGAGCAAAAGATCGTTCCGTTTTTGAAGCAGCCGCCCGAATTGACCCCGGGCGTTGCAAATTGGTACGCGTCAACCTGCGGGGGCTGCAGCGCGGGATGCGGAACGCTTGTGAAGGTTCGTGACGGCCGCCCGATCAAATTGGAGGGCAATCCTGAACACCCCGTAAGCAGAGGCGGACTCTGTCCGGTATCGCATTCATTGATCTTCGGACTCTATGACTCCGAGCGTCTGCAACAGCCTCTCATTGGGGGCTCACCGACAACGTGGACCAAAATTGACGAAACGGTCTTGCAGAAACTCACATCGATCAAGAGTTCCGGTGCAAAGGTCCGCTTTCTTTCCAACACGATCATTAGCCCAACCGCGCTTGATACTGTCAACACATTTTTGGCTCAATTCAAGGATGCTAAGCACATAGTTTACGAACCGATCTCAACGTCGGCCGTTCGACTTGCCCATAAGCGCACCCACGGAATCGAAGGGGTTCCGGATTACAGATTCGAAAGGGCAAAACTGCTTGTTAGCTTTGGTGCCGATTTTTTAGGAACGTGGATATCTCCTACCTCCTTTATTCGGGCCTACTCGCAGGCTCGGGACCTCAAGGGCGGTAGGCACGAAATGCTGCGTCACATTCAATTCGAGTCAAGATTGTCGTTAACCGGCGCAAACGCGGACAAGCGAGTTAAGCTAACATTCGCGGAGGAGGCCGACGCAGTTCTCCACTTGGCAAAGCTCATCGCCGCCAAAGCTGCAATCGGTAGCGGTACTCCGGCCGAGATCGCAACTCACCAGTCAACCAAACTCTCTGAACACACTAAGTCGGCCCTCGACAAGGTTGCCGATGAACTCGTCAGGGCAAAGGGGGCGTCGATCGTACTGTGCGGTTCAAATGATACGGACAAGCAGCACATCGTCAATTTCATCAATCAGACACTTGGTAATTATGGAGCTACGATAGACGTCGGTTTAGCAGTGTTGCAGGGCCAGAGCCGGGACGAAGACATGCAAACGCTTCTCCGGGAAATGAAGGAGGGAAGCGTCTCAGCCCTGTTCATGCTGAATACCAACCCGAGCTACGACTATTTTGCTAGCGCGGAGTTCGCAAGTGCGTTGGACAAAGTTCCGCTCAAGGTCGCCTTCAGTCCTACGGCAGACGAAACATCTTCTCTAGCAGACGTTGTATGCCCGACACATCATTTCCTTGAAGCATGGGATGACGCCGAGGCTGTGAGCGGGATACTCAGCTTGAATCAGCCGACCATCGCACCCCTCTTTGGAACTCGTGCATACCAGGAAAGCCTGATGCGCTGGAGCGGTGATAGTCGGAGTTACTACGAGGCTCTGCGTACTCGGTGGCAAACCAGCTATTTCCCCGGGCAGAGTAAGTTCAAGACGTTTGATGATTTCTGGGACCGGGCCCTTCACGACGGTGTCTATGTATCCCCAAAGGCAGAAAGCCCGACACCGGCGTTCAACGGTGAAGGCTTGGGAGAGGCCGCCACTCGCTTGACCGCTTTGCCGGGTTCAACCGAAGGGATGGCCCTTGCCCTATATCCAAAGGTTACATTGGGTGACGGCCGTTTCGGGAACAACCCGTGGCTCCATGAACTCCCTGACCCTGTCAGTAAGGCGACTTGGGACAACTACGCGAGCGTCTCGCCGCAGACGGCAGCGAGGCTGGATCTCACCGAAGGACAGATCGTCCGACTGAGAAAGAACACGGCTGCGATAGAAGTCCCGGTCCTCATCCAAGCCGGGCAGAGTGACGATAGTATCGCGGTCGCTCTCGGCTACGGGCGGTCCAAGGCCGGGAAGGTCGGAAACAATGTCGGTGCGAATGCCTTTCCGTTCGTAGAGTTCTCGAACGGTACATTTCAGTATCAGGTGCAAGGTGTCTCGATCGAGCCGACCACGAATCGTGTTGCTTTATCAAAGACCCAAACACACGATTCAGCCGAAGGACGGCCCCTGATCAAAGAATTTTCACTGGCCGAGATGATCAGCGGCCACCTGCACGAAGAGAACGAGGAATACAAGGACCTGTGGGCCCCGCACGATTTTCCCGAACACAAATGGGGAATGGTGATTGACCTAAACGCTTGCGTCGGCTGCAACGCATGTGTGCTAAGTTGCCAGGCGGAAAACAATATTCCGGTCGTAGGGAAAGAAGAGGTGGGGCGTCGGCGTGAAATGCACTGGATGAGGATCGACCGCTACTACGACGAAAGGCCTGACGGAACAACAACCCGCTTCCAACCGATGACCTGTGAGCACTGTGACAATGCCTCGTGCGAGACGGTGTGCCCGGTTCTCGCAACGGTCCACAGCAGCGAAGGACTGAATATGCAGGCCTATAACCGATGTGTCGGAACGCGGTACTGCGCGAATAACTGTCCCTTTAAGGTTCGGCGGTTTAACTGGTTCCTTTACGCTCACGACGATCCTGTCGCAAACTTGGCCCTTAACCCGGACGTGACCGTCCGCTCACGCGGGGTCATGGAAAAGTGCACTTTCTGTGTTCAGCGCATCGAAGAGGGCAAGATCCGTGCACGCAACGAAGGCCGTCCGATCAAGGACGGCGAGATCCGGACGGCGTGTCAACAAAGCTGTCCTGCGAACGCAATTGAGTTTGGTGATCTGAAAGATCTGCAAAGTGGGGTTGCGGCCCTCAATCGCACAAGAAGGAATTACATCTTACTCGAAGAACTGAATCTCCGCCCCGGCCTTACCTATCTGGCTAAGGTGCGCAACGACGGCGAGAACCTGGAGGGATAA
- the nrfD gene encoding polysulfide reductase NrfD, translating into MAAVLKDIGRQTSDEEDRVRTEIDKITAHTVYSRLREPLIDDNKSYSDVTGDICALFERSPGTGWWILFGISVTLLTIGVVAAINTVTVGIGTWGLNKTVGWAFGITNFVFWIGIGHAGTFISAILYLFAQKWRTSINRSAEAMTLIAVMCAGVFPILHMGRPWLFYWIMPYPNTRGSLWVNFRSPLLWDFFAISTYFTISLVFWYLGLVPDLATARDRAKGKLRKTFYTILSLGWNGSNRTWSRYETVYGVLAALATPLVLSVHSIVSFDFATSLVPGWHSTIFPPYFVAGAVFSGFAMVTTLLIPVRKVMRLEAYITIQHLDNMCKITLLTGSIVGLSYLTELFTGFYSGNPNEIAVIVNRMLGPYAWAYWVMFSCNALIPQLFWLKAFRTRIPLILMLCILVNVGMWFERFVIIVTSLHRDYLPSSWAMFIPTLTDVGLLVGSFGLFFTAFLIFLRLFPAISINEVKGVLHYARD; encoded by the coding sequence ATGGCAGCAGTCTTGAAAGACATTGGGCGTCAGACATCAGACGAAGAGGATCGCGTTCGGACCGAGATAGACAAGATCACGGCCCACACGGTGTATTCTCGCCTTCGAGAGCCTCTTATTGATGACAATAAGTCATACTCAGACGTTACTGGGGATATTTGCGCCCTCTTCGAACGATCTCCCGGCACCGGTTGGTGGATACTGTTTGGTATATCGGTCACGCTTTTGACGATCGGGGTTGTTGCCGCCATCAACACAGTAACCGTCGGTATTGGGACTTGGGGGCTAAACAAAACCGTTGGTTGGGCATTCGGCATAACGAACTTTGTGTTCTGGATCGGCATCGGCCATGCCGGAACCTTCATTTCTGCAATTCTGTATCTGTTCGCACAAAAGTGGCGTACGTCCATCAACCGTTCCGCTGAAGCAATGACGCTGATCGCGGTGATGTGTGCCGGTGTCTTTCCGATCCTGCATATGGGCCGCCCGTGGCTCTTTTATTGGATAATGCCTTATCCCAACACCCGTGGATCACTCTGGGTGAATTTTCGTTCGCCGCTGCTTTGGGATTTCTTTGCCATTTCTACCTACTTTACGATCTCGCTCGTTTTCTGGTATCTGGGACTAGTGCCTGATCTGGCGACAGCGCGAGACCGAGCAAAAGGTAAGCTGCGAAAAACCTTTTACACGATCCTGAGTTTGGGGTGGAACGGTTCGAACCGGACATGGTCACGGTATGAGACGGTGTATGGCGTGCTCGCCGCACTTGCGACGCCACTGGTGCTTTCCGTCCACAGCATTGTCAGTTTTGACTTTGCAACCTCGCTTGTACCGGGCTGGCATTCCACGATCTTTCCGCCCTATTTTGTCGCAGGCGCGGTCTTTTCAGGCTTTGCGATGGTCACAACGCTGCTTATCCCGGTAAGAAAGGTCATGCGCCTTGAAGCGTACATCACTATCCAGCACCTGGATAACATGTGCAAGATCACGCTGTTGACCGGCTCGATCGTAGGCTTGTCGTACCTGACAGAACTTTTTACCGGGTTCTACAGTGGCAATCCGAATGAAATTGCGGTGATTGTTAACCGCATGCTTGGACCCTACGCATGGGCCTACTGGGTGATGTTTAGCTGCAACGCGCTTATACCGCAGCTCTTTTGGCTCAAGGCCTTCCGGACAAGGATCCCGCTGATATTGATGCTGTGTATTCTTGTGAATGTCGGAATGTGGTTTGAACGCTTCGTCATCATCGTTACGAGCCTGCACAGAGATTATCTACCATCGAGTTGGGCTATGTTCATACCTACATTGACGGACGTCGGCCTTTTGGTCGGAAGTTTCGGGTTGTTCTTTACGGCATTCCTGATCTTCTTAAGGCTATTTCCCGCTATTTCTATCAACGAGGTCAAGGGGGTATTGCATTATGCGCGCGACTGA
- a CDS encoding DUF3341 domain-containing protein → MRATEPGEKTVRYAAAFFDNENDLMGIAAEARLRGFVIQDVFTPYPIHGMDRAVGLKRSRLGWIAFIAGALGLISAILLQVWTSAYDWPLNVGGKPFNSFPLFVPVMFELTVLFSGLISIGVLFMLNRLWIFSKKQIFERVTDDRFVLVLRQEDASFDAEKAARLFTKYHAINVMEGDRFV, encoded by the coding sequence ATGCGCGCGACTGAACCGGGCGAAAAGACTGTGCGTTATGCTGCAGCCTTTTTCGACAACGAGAACGATCTAATGGGGATCGCGGCAGAGGCTCGACTTCGAGGCTTTGTCATACAGGATGTCTTTACACCGTACCCAATCCACGGAATGGACAGGGCGGTTGGGTTGAAACGCTCGCGATTAGGGTGGATAGCCTTTATAGCCGGTGCGCTGGGGTTGATCTCGGCGATTCTTCTGCAGGTATGGACCTCCGCCTATGACTGGCCTCTCAATGTCGGGGGCAAGCCCTTCAACTCATTTCCGCTCTTTGTTCCGGTCATGTTCGAACTCACGGTCCTTTTCTCCGGCCTGATCTCGATCGGCGTTCTCTTCATGCTGAATCGGCTATGGATCTTCAGCAAGAAGCAGATATTTGAACGCGTAACGGACGATCGGTTCGTATTGGTCCTAAGACAGGAGGATGCCTCGTTCGACGCCGAGAAGGCAGCGCGTCTGTTTACTAAGTATCACGCTATTAATGTAATGGAAGGTGATAGGTTTGTATGA
- a CDS encoding cytochrome c has product MKKSLTVILFILLPVVVIGGMIVLRRDITRRNREIPTQMQYSPAYLSQTVNPVLPNGMTLQPPVEGTVPREFMPFHYQATPEEALRAGRELVNPFQPTQENLERGRYIYTNTCSVCHGSSGAGDGSVIPKYPNPPSYQTDASKALADGTMFHIITLGRNNMPPHAAQVSAEDRWKVILFIRSLQGK; this is encoded by the coding sequence ATGAAGAAATCCTTGACCGTGATCTTGTTCATCCTTCTGCCGGTGGTCGTGATCGGTGGAATGATCGTATTGCGTCGTGACATCACAAGGCGCAATCGCGAGATCCCTACACAAATGCAGTATTCTCCTGCGTACCTGTCACAAACAGTAAATCCCGTCTTGCCGAATGGGATGACTTTGCAGCCGCCGGTAGAGGGAACTGTGCCGCGCGAATTTATGCCATTTCACTACCAAGCGACCCCAGAAGAAGCCTTGCGGGCCGGAAGGGAACTGGTCAATCCCTTTCAGCCAACTCAGGAAAATCTTGAACGGGGACGGTACATCTACACGAACACCTGCTCCGTCTGTCACGGTTCGTCGGGCGCGGGCGACGGGTCCGTCATTCCAAAGTACCCAAATCCACCTTCCTACCAAACCGACGCCTCCAAGGCGTTGGCCGACGGGACGATGTTTCACATTATCACGCTAGGAAGGAACAACATGCCGCCGCATGCGGCCCAAGTATCGGCAGAAGACCGTTGGAAAGTGATTCTTTTTATTCGAAGTCTGCAAGGAAAGTGA